Below is a window of Camelina sativa cultivar DH55 chromosome 11, Cs, whole genome shotgun sequence DNA.
gacataaatggctataaCGCTTTCCAATCGATTGTGTTATTGTTCCACTAGGTGCCTCTAAACGATAAGAAGAAATGCTTCATGATTTTGCCTCTTTACTCCATCGAGTCAAGATGTAGCTAGATGGGATTCTTCTAACATCCTTTTTATCCAACACTTTCAATGTATGACGACATAAGATTccagcaaaagaaaaattcatgcAACTACACTGTATCGTTTGGTTTGTAGCATCATAACTAACCAAATGTTCTCGCGGTCCACCACGATAAGATACTTTGTATTCATACACCATTTCAGACTTACTAACCTTTTTGGCAACGTAATCGCCGATAACTATGTATTGCTTCTGAAACAACCTGAAAATTTCGGGTGTATACACTTCCTCTGCATGTTGCAACATCTCTACAGTAGCAGATAATACCGACGAGGTATGCATCATTTTGAAGTCAGTAGTTAATTCATTATATCGCCGATCATCCAACACTCTCTCATAGTGTTCAAAGAAGGACAATAAGTCATAACTACTCTTCAAGTATCTTTTCAAGATATTATTCATACTTTCACTACGCTGTGTGATCACCATATCTGCTGTAAAACTATGACGTCCATATACCATAGCCCACTTTTCTCTCACctcaaaaacatttttcaacCATTTATTCTCGGTCAAATTATGCTTCTTGAGCATATTACTCCATGCCAAtaaccaatcttcttcttcctcatggtCATATACACACTTCCCAAAGTCTATGGCAAACTGTCCTGGCCCATGAAATACATGACTTAACTTCTTTGCAGCATTTTGGTATATATGCCAAACACATAACCTGTGTTTTGTGCCAGGGAACACCTTCACTATCGCATTCGCCATTGCTGCAGATTGGTCagtaaaaattgtttttggttgttttctagACATTGCTCCAAGAAAAGTCTCGAAAAGCCACTTATATGACTCAGTGGTTTCATCATATAACAAAGCAGCACCGAACACAACAGTTTGCTTGTGATGATTAACCCCAACAAATGGAGCAAATGGTCTATCATATCTGTTGGTCTTATAAGTTGTGTCGAAGCAAACAACATCTCCGAAAAGATTGTAATCACTTATAGACCGATCNTCTTGTGATGATTAACCCCAACAAATGGAGCAAATGGTTTATCATATTCGTTGGTCTTATAAGTTGTGACGAAGCAAACAACATCTCCGAAAAGATTGTAATCACTTATAGACCGATCATCTGCCCAAAAAATATTAGTGATCATATCTTCCTCATCAAGTtgcattgaataaaaaaaagatgaattctcctctttttttttttgaaagtacTCTAAAACTGCTCCAGCATCtcctttttccatttttgtcATTCGCTTGCGGTATATGTAATTTCGATAGTCTTTCTCCATAAAACCCAGATTTCCTCGCCCCCCAACTTCTCTGCTCATCATTTCAACAGTTTGTTTTGCTGAAATTCCTGACATGTCGGCATCATGAGcatgttgtttttgagagtcaGAGATTTCCCGATTGACCTTCAACAAATGCTTCATAGGTGTCCTCACTAAATTATGGTTATGGTTCGGCTCGAAAGACACAATCTTATATTTTTCGTTCTCCTGAAGGTAACAAGCCATATGAGCATTACAGCCACACCGTGTGACTGGGTGTGAATAAGATTTTTCGACCTCAAGTTCTTTCCTATACCCTTGTTTTGAGCAAACATAAACAAGCCTTACTAccttatcttttttcttctctctccgtTGTTTCCTTACATCGAAACCATGATTGCCGCCATAGTTTTTATAAGCTATATATGCAGCCTCATCAGAACTAAACTCCATTCCAATACAtatttcatctttcttctcatttttttcctttgcttCCAAAGTAGCAACCTCTTCAGTTTGAACATAATCCTCTTTATTGGCTATGTCAcattcttcttcaaattcatcATTTGTAGCTAAAAAGTCAATCGAATTCTGActtaacaaaccaaaatcacCCGAGACTTGCAAACTAGATTCACGACCATCAAGAACAATTTCATGACCACTTANNNNNNNNNNNNNNNNNNNNNNNNNNNNNNNNNNNNNNNNNNNNNNNNNNNNNNNNNNNNAAGAACATTCAAATATCGACCATGGGGTCCGACTGTTTTGTTCTTTGGCCGTCCAACAGttgcttttcttttaattccGCGAGCATTTGAAACTTccacgtcttcttcttctcctttcacAGGTTCAACATTTGAAGTTGGGAGCATCCATTCATTAGTTTTCacaagttcttttttcttttcctccagCTTTTTAAGCAATTGACATGCAGCTTCATTTGCACACATCGTCAATTCTACATGTTCAGCAGCAGCAGATGCAATCTCACGGAAGTTGcgacataaatggctataaCGCTTTCCAATCGATTGTGTTATTGTTCCACTAGGTGCCTCTAAACGATAAGAAGAAATGCTTCATGATTTTGCCTCTTTACTCCATCGAGTCAAGATGTAGCTAGATGGGATTCTTCTAACATCCTTTTTATCCAACACTTTCAATGTATGACGACATAAGATTccagcaaaagaaaaattcatgcAACTACACTGTATCGTTTGGTTTGTAGCATCATAACTAACCAAATGTTCTCGCGGTCCACCACGATAAGATACTTTGTATTCATACACCATTTCAGACTTACTAACCTTTTTGGCAACGTAATCGCCGATAACTATGTATTGCTTCTGAAACAACCTGAAAATTTCGGGTGTATACACTTCCTCTGCATGTTGCAACATCTCTACAGTAGCAGATAATACCGACGAGGTATGCATCATTTTGAAGTCAGCAGTTAATTCATTATATCGCCGATCATCCAACACTCTCTCATAGTGTTCAAAGAAGGACAATAAGTCATAACTACTCTTCAAGTATCTTTTCAAGATATTATTCATACTTTCACTACGCTGTGTGATCACCATATCTGCTGTAAAACTATGACGTCCATATACCATAGCCCACTTTTCTCTCACctcaaaaacatttttcaacCATTTATTCTCGGTCAAATTATGCTTCTTGAGCATATTACTCCATGCCAAtaaccaatcttcttcttcctcatggtCATATACACACTTCCCAAAGTCTATGGCAAACTGTCCTGGCCCATGAAATACATGACTTAACTTCTTTGCAGCATTTTGGTATATATGCCAAACACATAACCTGTGTTTTGTGCCAGGGAACACCTTCACTATCGCATTCGCCATTGCTGCAGATTGGTCagtaaaaattgtttttggttgttttctagACATTGCTCCAAGAAAAGTCTCGAAAAGCCACTTATATGACTCAGTGGTTTCATCATATAACAAAGCAGCACCGAACACAACAGTTTTCTTGTGATGATTAACCCCAACAAATGGAGCAAATGGTCTATCATATTCGTTGGTCTTATAAGTTGTGACGAAGCAAACAACATCTCCGAAAAGATTGTAATCACTTATAGACCGATCATCTGCCCAAAAAATATTAGTGATCATATCTTCCTCATCAAGTtgcattgaataaaaaaaagatgaattctcctctttttttttttgaaagtacTCTAAAACTGCTCCAGCATCTCCTTTTTCCATTCTTGCCATTCGCTTGCGGTATATGTGATTTCGATAGTCTTTCTCCATAAAACCCAGATTTCCTCGCCCCCCAACTTCTCTGCTCATCATTTCAACAGTTTGTTTTGCTGAAATTCCTGACATGTCGGCATCATGAGcatgttgtttttgagagtcaGAGATTTCCCGATTGACCTTCAACAAATGCTTCATAGGTGTCCTCACTAAATTATGGTTATGGTTCGGCTCGAAAGACACAATCTTATATTTTTCGTTCTCCTGAAGGTAACAAGCCATATGAGCATTACAGCCACACCGTGTGACTGGGTGTGAATAAGATTTTTCGACCTCAAGTTCTTTCCTATACCCTTGTTTTGAGCAAACATAAACAAGCCTTACTAccttatcttttttcttctctctccgtTGTTTCCTTACATCGAAACCATGATTGCCGCCATAGTTTTTATAAGCTATATATGCAGCCTCATCAGAACTAAACTCCATTCCAATACAtatttcatctttcttctcatttttttcctttgcttCCAAAGTAGCAACCTCTTCAGTTTGAACATAATCCTCTTTATTGGCTATGTCAcattcttcttcaaattcatcATTTGTAGCTAAAAAGTCAATCGAATTCTGActtaacaaaccaaaatcacCCGAGACTTGCAAACTAGATTCACGACCATCAAGAACAATTTCATGACCACTTAATTGACTCTCCATTGCAATCTGcactaaccatatatatatatatagatattatgtCTACCGAACAATGGCAACGTCTTCCTTATATTTGAAGCAGTgaacacaaaaattgatgtgGATGAATCCAagattgaacatatatataatcatgatCATCGTACCTCTCTTGATgcaagaacttcttcattgtcTTTGTCACCCATGGATGTAGTTTTCATGTTAATGCTCGTGGAAAACTTAGTACCACAAATATCTTTTAGTTATTTAGATCTGcacataaaaatcatttatgaaaaaagtcaagcaaaaaaaaaaagtttgaactCAATTAAAGTACTCATCGATGAtcataaaaatctaacaaaaaaatcttattaacaCTCCGATGCCTTACGAAAGTGTGTAGTAAGAGGACTACTTTAACTACCAAAAGAATCagattttggtttcaaaattctATATGCATATGTACACTTTCTTTCTACAGcaaaatttaatatagtttGATATAGTTTAGGTCAGCTAGGTTGACGATCAGCTATACACATGACGAGGTTAAGATAACATAATTACAAACGAAAAACAAGAAGCACACATAATCCTATACAATTTGATTACGATCTCTTAATTCACGATGGGATATGGTTGAGTTTTATCATTTATAATCTGCCTTCAATCAGATataaaagaaacatgtaaagaacaaatatgaaactaattgCAGCTGATgatcatctctaatttttttttttttttttgagaaattgaaatttCATGTTTGGATATAGAGATATGCATATGTGGATATAGATTATAGAGTACGCAAGTGAGAAATTTACAGGAATTTGACTGAAAGTGATAGTAGTAGTCTCCTTCTCCGAACCCAATTGACCAAATCAACAATCGTCTATTGTCACCATTATAATTGTTCgtcaaaaacctaaaaaaaaagactgcAACGCCGTTAACGCAATGTTAcgtttattaatgatttttttttattagtttttgtttgtttattttgttttctttattttagatctttcaaaatatttacaatttaaatgCAAGGTGACATGTCGTGTTTTCATTGGATAATACAAGGAGAAGTGAATGAATGGGTTCATCCTAGGACTAAGTGCAGACTAATAAAATACATGTTAGTATGGAGTGATGGAGTAAATAGTAACTCCATAAAATATAACTATCTATCTACATTTTTTGGTCTGCTTTAAAAATGTTCTATACTTTTAGTATACTAAATTATTAGTACGTATTGTTTAGTATGGATTATATGCGacaaccattcaaagcctaaaAAAACAAGTagataaaacacaaaataatgagaAAGAGGGTTAAGTTTAATggatataataatttttaaaaaggtaacATTATCATGTCTATCTGAACTGTTCCATTTATCCAAACCTACGTTATCCGGATTATTtaaacacaaaagacaaaaaaaaaaaattgtattatccATCTTTCTCGTTGAATTATCAAAAGTATAGTTTCGAATATTAAATATATGCTTGTAAAGTAAAATATGATTCATTAGAATCATCAATTAATTTTTGTCATCTGATATCAATTGATTTCGAATTAGAAGTcaaatctacaaaatttatatatatatttatatatattcaaaaaactGTTATTTACCTCTAGTTCCataatttactttattttatttgatgtcgGATTCACTTTTGAATATATTCATGTTTGTATTATGGATAAGGTACGGTACTACAAGACGTTACAACAAAAGCTGACATAAGTAGGTACCTAATTGTACTAGTACAAGATTTTGTGCTTTACACGAACGCTCACTAGTCACTAATGCACACGAACGCTCTCGCGATATTCTCCGTACTTCACATGGACAATcccttacaaaataaataaataaaaagaattgtCATAACTTAGAAAAAGATTCCTCAGAACTTCAGTATGATACAATTAcattaaaaaagagagagagataacatTTTAAAGTCATAATTTAAACCCTAGTTTGTTATACAAATCGTCCTACCCATCACCAATATGCTAAAGTTATTGTTTgcatagataatatatatatatatatatatatatatcagaagaGTTATATCAAGAAATATAATTGATGGGTGAATATTCTGATAATGAAATGAATGTAAAAGGAGTTGACCAGGCGTTGAGTGGGTGACCTACCGGCCAAAGGGAATCACACGCTCTGTAGCGTTGaattctttaaagagtttaatcACTTCATGCACATTTGATGCTAATTTTTactatgttttcatttttgtttaattcaatttattatatatatgcatacatttcctttcttcttttgcaatttaaaacccttaattacaagaaagtttaaagaaatcaaaagtttggcagttttaaaatcttttggGCAATCTTTGATTTataagcttcttcttttattttttttcatttcttaaccaaattttcttttttttcttgttggtaaattaactaaaagagtAATCAAATCGATCAAGAGATAAAAActagaaaggaagaagaaatgggGCGGATTCCATGTTGTGAAAAGGAGAATGTGAAGAGAGGACAATGGACTCctgaagaagacaacaaattGGCTTCTTATATTGCTCAACATGGTACTCGTAATTGGCGTCTCATCCCTAAGAATGCTGGTAATTTAGTTTctcttatcctttttttttttttttgatggttTTCTTTAATCAAGTTAcaattaatattactatatgTGATCATTGTAATTTATGTAATGGATCgacaaaattttgtttctgCTAATAGGGTTGCAAAGATGTGGCAAGAGTTGTAGGCTAAGATGGACGAACTATTTGCGTCCTGATTTGAAACACGGCCAGTTCTCCGAAGCTGAAGAACATATTATTGTCAAGTTTCACTCTGTCCTTGGTAACCGGTATGACTAGATCTGATTAACtatggtttaaatatttttcattcgTTTGGTTCTTTTGGAgtgatttaatttgatttagGTTTTGGTGTGTAAATATAGAGATGTACTGATAAATTTCAgaatttatttaataagttttgaaaatttgattatgACTTACAGAtgactatatattttttggacGAATTTGTCGATATGTTTCTTGAGAATTAAGAATCTCAAGAAACGGAATAAGACCGTGTTTTCAAATACCTTATACCCTATTTAACTATACGGATTTAAACTTTGAGaagtttaattttctaaaaataaattttattttggcatgacatttgattcaagaataggTTTTGAAATGAAAtgctaaataatatttttctttttccatggGCAACACAAGACAGTTATCATGTTTCTTGGGAAACAAGAACATGAGTAAGACAGACCTTGTTAATGTTTTTTGTCGGGTATGGATCAGGTGGTCGTTGATAGCGGCGCAGCTTCCTGGACGTACAGACAACGATGTGAAAAACTATTGGAACacgaagctgaagaagaagttgtcggGAATGGGAATAGACCCGGTTACCCACAAGCCTTTCTCGCATCTAATGGCAGAGATCACCACTACACTCAATCCTCCTCAGGTTTCTCACCTAGCTGAAGCTGCCCTCGGTTGCTTCAAGGACGAGATGCTTCACTTGCTCACCAAGAAACGTGTTGACCTAAACCAAATCAACTTCTCAAGCCCTAATCCCAATCCTAACAACTTTAACCATATTACTGCTGATAACGAAGCTGGTAAGATAAAAATGGATGGTTTAGAGGCTGGTAATGGAATAATGAAGCTATGGGAGATGGGCAACGGATTCTCCTATGGATCGTCTTCGTCGTCGTTTGGGATCGAAGAAAGAAACGATGGATCAGCGTCTCCTGCGATAGCAGCATGGAGAGGTCACGGAGGAATACGCACGGCGGTGGCTGAAACCGCGGCagcggaggaagaggaggaaagaAGGAAGCTGAAGGGAGAAGTGGTTGATCAAGAGGAGAATGGATCTCAAGGAGGACGAGGAgatggaatgatgatgatgaggagccatcatcatcatcaacaacaacaacatcatcaacatgTATTTAATGTGGATAATGTCTTGTGGGATTTACAAGCTGATGATATCATTAATCATATGGTTTGATTCCTATTTCGTTCaactttcgtttttttttctataaagatttcttgtttggtttttcattattttggatcACATTGGTAGTTAAACATTTGGTCATGATTAATTagatgttttctgttttttttttcctttttttctttgagagaTTAATAAGTTTTGCTTTGTAAAGCATTCAAAAATGAAGAAATGTAAATAAAGAGCTTTTATTATTTCCATCTCATACtatacaaaacttttaatgttgGCTTCTTCGTATATTAGActacaaaatctcaaaaatgtcatttCCAATATTTATCTAAAAATTAGTCAAAAGTTGCGATTCAATTATCACTTGTTAAAAAATTGTGGTGGAACAATGGAATCATAGAGCAAAAAAGCTATAGAACCAGATGATCGATTTTGGGCCTAATTAACGATATTGCAAATCATTAAGCCCATTAGTGGCCCAATATTGTACACGTTGGAAAAGCAAAATATAGCCGTTACAGTGAGAAAAGGTCGCGCCTACTACATTATCTTCGCAGCAgtaacaaaacaacataacgtgaaaagaaaacaatccgACCGTTGCACACATATAGCCGTTAACAAACAACAATTTAAATACCTGAAATCTTAATTTCATAGAAAATGGAAatcttactaaaaaaaacaacgaACTCAAGTCTTCTCTgcaatttttattcattttctctcaatctcttctctCATATTGCTTTCCATTTCcgatctctgtttcttcataaAGTATCAATCTTTTACTCTAATGGCCGCGACTAAAGATTCTCATGTAGTGGAGATTCCGGTAGATGAAGAGCATAAAGagaaacagcaacaacaacaacaacaacagttgGTTACGGTTTCGAATCCAGGGTTGGGGATACTCAAGGTGATTCAGCAGCATCCTTTGTCTGAGATCTCAGAGAGTCCAGGACATTTGTTGCTTTTGAAGCTAtggcaaagagaagaagatctgTTCTGTCGTCGTGTCCTTCTTAAGGAATCAAGGCTAGAGTCAATCAAAAGAGAGATCTTTCAGCTCTGTTGTTTCTTCCTCGTCTTCCACGGGTTCTTCTTCACTCTCGTCTACTCTGCTACttgttctgatgatgatgacttgatGAGAAGAGACGCGGTCTGCAAGAAATGGTGGATACCTTCTGCAGTGTCACTAGCCACTTCGCTggttcttgtgtttcttgttcAGGCTAAGCTGTTTGTGTTCTGGAAAGTTTACAGAGGAGTTCATAGGGAGAGGAATGATAACAGAACGCTTACACGGTGTGTTTTGGAGTTGAGGATGAAAGGGTCGAGCTTCGATTTGTCAAAGGAGCCAATGAGTGGGAAGAGGATGAAGAGCTCAAGCGTTGAGATCAAGTGGAAACCTGTTACTTGGTTCTCTCAGTATTTGATCACCATTgttcttctttgcttttcaGGGTTGTTCTTCCCGGTCTCAAAGTTCATCCTTTGCTGATTTTGACAGATCAGCCAAACTCTCTaactattatttgtttttttcggTAAGCaaattttgtgttctttgttcTCTTAATCCAAATCTGGACTCCTAGTGATAAATATGTTCTATTTGTCTCAGGATTCTGCATTCCTTCTTCAACCTCCATCGTGGGGATGAAGCTTTTGGTCCGATCTTAGCAAAAGCTTATCACTGGCCTCTGTATCATCAGGCTTTGAGAGAGTTGCTGTCAAATCTTCCAGACTTGAGAATATTCCCGGGCCCAAGAACAATCTGTAACTTTTAGCGCTTACACATAGAGAATAGATGTAACTCGGAATCAGAATTCTGATCTCGATTATTAAGTTCAATTCATCGTTTATAATAAAGAAGACATCTTGTATAAATTGCCCATTTTTGCAGTGAATAAAATGCCAGTGTTATAGAAAATCACAACTGCAAACTCTTCGTGTAATTATTTGATACTGTCAAGACATTAGTAGTATAGTACACAAAGCACAAAAACATTTTTCCGATACAACAAGGGTTCAAGATGCAATTCTGTCTGTTCCTATGTGCTGTCAAAACCAAATATCCGGAAAACACCTGCAAAGAGATCCAAAGAGAGCTTGTTGTTATTGTTCATTTTCTGCAACCAAGTTATTGTAATATTGTTGCTAACAATAAAGAAGTACCTTCATCAGTATTATACTTGGGATTCTTGTCATCACCTGCGTATGCTAGTAAATTGTATTTGGGATTCCACTCAACGCTATTCATTGCAGCACGACATGGAATCTGATGCACCGTCCGCCCGGTTTGGACATTAGCCTGTTTTGTAGTCCGTGGTCAGATATGAGGCACTAATCTAAAATTGAGAAAGTACATAGTAATTAGCAGTGTTTAAGTCTGGACTATAACTTACAATATCTATGAATAAATCTTCACTGGCTGAAGCAATATACTCTCCCGAATAGTTGAAGCTTATTGTCCTGACAGGCCACCTGCGAGGAGAGTAACTTATTAGCATGTAACAGAAACTAagccttttttttatatgtaaatttcaGGCTGGGACTCACTCAAGTTTGGTAAATGTTCTTAAACAAAGCATATCTGAGATATCCCAAAGGCTGACTAAAGAATCCGCACTCCCGACAGCAAAATATCTGTACAGAGAAGGAATTGGATGCAACCggaataataaaatttaactcGTGTCTCAGAGGGTAAGACAATAAATGTAAACATAATGTATATTACCTTCCCTTAGGATCAATTGCAATGCAATAACACCCGGCTGTGTGGGCTGTGAGAGTGTCAAGTGGTTTAAGAGATGGATATGAAAGAACTTCAACAGTGCCTGATTAGAAGAACATATAAGTTTCCAATAAGATCATTTTCTGAAGTTCAACAATAAGGAAATCTGAGCTAGGGAAAGAAGAGAATTTCAAATCCTCACCAAGTCCAGTagtcaagaagaaaaaatctcCTGGCATGTTCCAAGCAATCTCATTTACCTGTTACAAGAAGACGAAAGCTAAGAGAACATTCCATACGGCACCAGAAAGTTACTAACTATAACAACTAAGAGGATTacataaacaagaaagttaGGTGAAATATAACCGCATGAGCTAGAAATAGAAGACagggaagaggaaaaagaaagccATGAGTCTGTGCTTTCATTACCTCATAATTGAATTTTCGCCTGTGTAGAGGTTTAAACTTACGGACATCCAGAATGGTAAGCTCATCATCCTACATTGGGGAGTAAGTGAAAGATCAACCACAATAAAGTGATCCATCAAGCATTGCATAGAAAAAGTCCAGCAAGGAACAATTCAATTGTAAAGACATGGGGATCAAGATAAATACCCTATTACCAACAGCAACATGTGTCCCATCAGGTTTGTAggtaatatttatattctctCCACTAAGTTCTGCCTGCTGTGTGCATTTCCCACCTGTACAACTCGAAGAAGACACTCAGCAACTTTCAATTGACAGTAAAAAACACACAATAGTAGCCACGAATGAAAAACCTGATTAAATAGCTCTATTATTGGAATCAGGCTAACTAACAAGTTTGTAATCCTTATCAATCTCCTATCTAATCCTATTCTCACCAATCAATAATTTCCGAGATATAACTCAAGAGAAAAAGCCAAGACTGCAAGAAGTATTCGTGAATGACACAAAGCTAATCccataagaaaataaagaaacgaAGCTACAGCCTATCACAATTCAGATACAGAAAGGTAATCCATTGAGAGAATATAATAACTTACTGCGAGCATCCCAGAGACGAACACTTTTATCCCCAGAGGCAGTAGCAACAAGATCTGAATGTTTGGGATCCCAACATAGCTGATCCACACTATCAGTATGCCCCTTCAATTCAAGGTCCTTAGCTTTACTCTGTATCCAACACATCAACATAGataatcaaaattacaaaaagagtaCATAACTCCAAACTTAACAATGACAAAGACACAATCGAACATAAAAACTCAATGACCAAACAAGTCTTGTCTGAATCAAAACTAGAAATACTTCTCCATATGTAATCATCATCACaagcacacacaaaaaagttCCCATATctcacaaaagacaaaaagagaaattaatatTACATGACCGTGAGGTTCGATGTTCCAAATACGAGCCGTTTGATCAACAGAACCCGAAGCAAGCTTTGTTCCGTTAGAATTCCAAGCTACTGAATGTACCTTCaatcccccaaaaaaaaaaaaaaaagattcccccaaaattagggttttaagatttaacagaaaattataatgaagatttcGAAATTAAATCAAACCTTCTTCTTGTGACCTTGATATTCTCGGCTATGTAAGCTCTTAAACGGAATCGTCTCCtccattgttttattttgttttcccagcttctctcttcttccacttATTTACCCTCTTCTTCAACCTTCGCGTCACTCTCACTGAGAATGAGAGAATCAGAGCTTCGCTTCCCGCAACGCAGCGTTTTGTTATTCCGGTAGAGCTCTACCCAAACCGAATTTTTTATAAACCGGGACCGGTTTAGTTAACATTCTAGATGGTTAAGAGGCTTCTGAAAGAAACTAACAAGAGCGGTAAAACTGCGGAAGTGTGTAAAATATGAAtgaagaaaagtgaaaaaaaaaaacacagctaAGCAAACAAGTAATCATTTATGTTTT
It encodes the following:
- the LOC104726160 gene encoding uncharacterized protein LOC104726160 isoform X1, with amino-acid sequence MAATKDSHVVEIPVDEEHKEKQQQQQQQQLVTVSNPGLGILKVIQQHPLSEISESPGHLLLLKLWQREEDLFCRRVLLKESRLESIKREIFQLCCFFLVFHGFFFTLVYSATCSDDDDLMRRDAVCKKWWIPSAVSLATSLVLVFLVQAKLFVFWKVYRGVHRERNDNRTLTRCVLELRMKGSSFDLSKEPMSGKRMKSSSVEIKWKPVTWFSQYLITIVLLCSNYYLFFSDSAFLLQPPSWG
- the LOC104726160 gene encoding uncharacterized protein LOC104726160 isoform X2 is translated as MAATKDSHVVEIPVDEEHKEKQQQQQQQQLVTVSNPGLGILKVIQQHPLSEISESPGHLLLLKLWQREEDLFCRRVLLKESRLESIKREIFQLCCFFLVFHGFFFTLVYSATCSDDDDLMRRDAVCKKWWIPSAVSLATSLVLVFLVQAKLFVFWKVYRGVHRERNDNRTLTRCVLELRMKGSSFDLSKEPMSGKRMKSSSVEIKWKPVTWFSQYLITIVLLCFSGLFFPVSKFILC
- the LOC104726159 gene encoding transcription factor MYB80-like, whose product is MGRIPCCEKENVKRGQWTPEEDNKLASYIAQHGTRNWRLIPKNAGLQRCGKSCRLRWTNYLRPDLKHGQFSEAEEHIIVKFHSVLGNRWSLIAAQLPGRTDNDVKNYWNTKLKKKLSGMGIDPVTHKPFSHLMAEITTTLNPPQVSHLAEAALGCFKDEMLHLLTKKRVDLNQINFSSPNPNPNNFNHITADNEAGKIKMDGLEAGNGIMKLWEMGNGFSYGSSSSSFGIEERNDGSASPAIAAWRGHGGIRTAVAETAAAEEEEERRKLKGEVVDQEENGSQGGRGDGMMMMRSHHHHQQQQHHQHVFNVDNVLWDLQADDIINHMV
- the LOC104726161 gene encoding THO complex subunit 3, yielding MEETIPFKSLHSREYQGHKKKVHSVAWNSNGTKLASGSVDQTARIWNIEPHGHSKAKDLELKGHTDSVDQLCWDPKHSDLVATASGDKSVRLWDARSGKCTQQAELSGENINITYKPDGTHVAVGNRDDELTILDVRKFKPLHRRKFNYEVNEIAWNMPGDFFFLTTGLGTVEVLSYPSLKPLDTLTAHTAGCYCIAIDPKGRYFAVGSADSLVSLWDISDMLCLRTFTKLEWPVRTISFNYSGEYIASASEDLFIDIANVQTGRTVHQIPCRAAMNSVEWNPKYNLLAYAGDDKNPKYNTDEGVFRIFGFDST